The following proteins come from a genomic window of Salvia hispanica cultivar TCC Black 2014 chromosome 4, UniMelb_Shisp_WGS_1.0, whole genome shotgun sequence:
- the LOC125222692 gene encoding BTB/POZ and MATH domain-containing protein 2-like isoform X2: MGRFDKETAEPSETTSTSMTATVNGSHDFKITGYSLSKGIGIGKYIASDTFVVGGYSWAVYFYPDGKSAEDNATYVSLFIALASEGTDVRALFELTLLDQSGRERHKVHSHFGRALETGPYTLKYRGSMWGYKRFYKRAALESSDYLKDDCLHVHCCVGVVTSHTEGPKIYSIPVSPSNIGLHFGQLLESGKGTDVNFEVDGETFSAHKLVLAARSPVFRAQLYGPMKDKNTECIKIEDVEAPVFKALLHWMYWDALPDFEELTGLNSKGASSLMSQHMLAAADRYGLERLRLLCEANLCEDVAINTVATTLALAEQHHCFQLKSVCLKFVALPENLRV; this comes from the exons ATGGGCAGGTTTGACAAGGAAACAGCGGAGCCCTCGGAGACGACGTCGACGTCGATGACGGCGACGGTTAATGGCTCGCACGATTTTAAGATCACGGGTTATTCGCTGTCGAAGGGGATTGGGATTGGGAAGTACATAGCGTCGGATACGTTTGTGGTTGGAGGGTATTCGTGGGCGGTTTATTTTTATCCGGATGGGAAGAGCGCGGAGGATAATGCTACTTACGTTTCGCTTTTCATCGCGTTAGCTAGTGAGGGAACCGATGTGAGGGCACTCTTTGAGCTGACTCTGTTGGATCAAAGTGGAAGGGAGAGGCACAAGGTTCATAGCCATTTCGGTAGGGCGTTGGAGACGGGACCGTATACTCTAAAATACCGAGGCAGCATGTG GGGTTACAAACGATTTTACAAGAGAGCTGCTCTGGAATCATCTGATTACCTGAAGGATGATTGCCTTCATGTGCATTGCTGTGTTGGTGTTGTTACCTCGCACACAGAGGGACCTAAGATCTACTCCATTCCTGTTTCCCCATCAAATATTGGCCTGCATTTTGGGCAGCTGCTAGAAAGTGGAAAAGGGACTGATGTTAATTTTGAAGTTGATGGAGAAACCTTTTCTGCTCATAAATTGGTTCTTGCAGCACGATCACCTGTTTTCAGAGCTCAATTATATGGTCCAATGAAGGATAAAAATACGGAGTGTATAAAGATTGAAGACGTGGAGGCACCTGTGTTTAAG GCCCTGCTTCATTGGATGTACTGGGATGCACTTCCTGATTTTGAAGAGCTTACTGGACTGAACTCAAAAGGGGCCTCGAGCTTGATGTCTCAGCATATGCTTGCTGCTGCTGATCGGTATGGTCTAGAGAGGTTGAGGTTGCTCTGTGAGGCCAACCTTTGTGAGGATGTTGCCATCAATACTGTTGCAACTACATTAGCACTCGCTGAACAACACCATTGTTTCCAGCTTAAATCTGTCTGTCTCAAGTTTGTTGCGCTTCCTGAAAATCTTAGAG TTTGA
- the LOC125222692 gene encoding BTB/POZ and MATH domain-containing protein 2-like isoform X1: protein MGRFDKETAEPSETTSTSMTATVNGSHDFKITGYSLSKGIGIGKYIASDTFVVGGYSWAVYFYPDGKSAEDNATYVSLFIALASEGTDVRALFELTLLDQSGRERHKVHSHFGRALETGPYTLKYRGSMWGYKRFYKRAALESSDYLKDDCLHVHCCVGVVTSHTEGPKIYSIPVSPSNIGLHFGQLLESGKGTDVNFEVDGETFSAHKLVLAARSPVFRAQLYGPMKDKNTECIKIEDVEAPVFKALLHWMYWDALPDFEELTGLNSKGASSLMSQHMLAAADRYGLERLRLLCEANLCEDVAINTVATTLALAEQHHCFQLKSVCLKFVALPENLRAVMQTDGFDYLKESCPHVLTELLEHVARINEHSITFGKVGIDGILDGGDVNGRRVKQRM, encoded by the exons ATGGGCAGGTTTGACAAGGAAACAGCGGAGCCCTCGGAGACGACGTCGACGTCGATGACGGCGACGGTTAATGGCTCGCACGATTTTAAGATCACGGGTTATTCGCTGTCGAAGGGGATTGGGATTGGGAAGTACATAGCGTCGGATACGTTTGTGGTTGGAGGGTATTCGTGGGCGGTTTATTTTTATCCGGATGGGAAGAGCGCGGAGGATAATGCTACTTACGTTTCGCTTTTCATCGCGTTAGCTAGTGAGGGAACCGATGTGAGGGCACTCTTTGAGCTGACTCTGTTGGATCAAAGTGGAAGGGAGAGGCACAAGGTTCATAGCCATTTCGGTAGGGCGTTGGAGACGGGACCGTATACTCTAAAATACCGAGGCAGCATGTG GGGTTACAAACGATTTTACAAGAGAGCTGCTCTGGAATCATCTGATTACCTGAAGGATGATTGCCTTCATGTGCATTGCTGTGTTGGTGTTGTTACCTCGCACACAGAGGGACCTAAGATCTACTCCATTCCTGTTTCCCCATCAAATATTGGCCTGCATTTTGGGCAGCTGCTAGAAAGTGGAAAAGGGACTGATGTTAATTTTGAAGTTGATGGAGAAACCTTTTCTGCTCATAAATTGGTTCTTGCAGCACGATCACCTGTTTTCAGAGCTCAATTATATGGTCCAATGAAGGATAAAAATACGGAGTGTATAAAGATTGAAGACGTGGAGGCACCTGTGTTTAAG GCCCTGCTTCATTGGATGTACTGGGATGCACTTCCTGATTTTGAAGAGCTTACTGGACTGAACTCAAAAGGGGCCTCGAGCTTGATGTCTCAGCATATGCTTGCTGCTGCTGATCGGTATGGTCTAGAGAGGTTGAGGTTGCTCTGTGAGGCCAACCTTTGTGAGGATGTTGCCATCAATACTGTTGCAACTACATTAGCACTCGCTGAACAACACCATTGTTTCCAGCTTAAATCTGTCTGTCTCAAGTTTGTTGCGCTTCCTGAAAATCTTAGAG CTGTCATGCAGACAGATGGTTTTGACTACCTTAAAGAAAGCTGCCCACACGTGCTCACCGAATTATTGGAGCATGTTGCCAGGATCAACGAACACTCCATTACTTTTGGCAAGGTAGGGATCGATGGTATTCTAGATGGAGGTGATGTCAATGGCAGACGCGTCAAGCAAAGAATGTAA
- the LOC125220040 gene encoding BTB/POZ and MATH domain-containing protein 2-like has translation MGRFDKETAEPSSSPAETTSTSKTVTVNGTHDFKITGYSLSKGIGIGKYVASDTFMVGGYSWAVYFYPDGKSAEDNATYVSLFIALASEGTDVRALFELTLLDQSGRERHKVHSHFGRALETGPYTLKYRGSMWGYKRFYKRAALESSDYLKDDCLHVHCCVGVVTSHTEGPKIYSIPVSPSNIGLHFGQLLESGKGTDVNFEVDGETFSAHKLVLAARSPVFRAQLYGPMKDKNTECINIEDVEAPVFKALLHWMYWDALPDFEELTGLNSKGASTLMSQHMLAAADRYGLNRLRLLCEANLCEDVAINTVATTLALAEQHHSFQLKSVCLKFVALPENLRAVMQTDGFEYLKESCPQVLTELLEHVARVNEHSITVGKLGIEGILDGGDVNGRRVKQRM, from the exons ATGGGCAGGTTTGACAAGGAAACAGCGGAGCCCTCATCCTCGCCGGCGGAGACAACGTCGACGTCGAAGACGGTGACGGTTAATGGCACACACGATTTTAAGATCACGGGGTATTCGCTGTCTAAGGGAATTGGGATTGGGAAGTATGTAGCGTCGGATACGTTTATGGTTGGTGGGTATTCGTGGGCAGTTTATTTTTATCCCGATGGAAAGAGCGCGGAGGATAATGCTACTTACGTCTCGCTTTTCATCGCGTTAGCTAGTGAGGGCACCGACGTTAGGGCGCTGTTTGAGCTGACTCTCTTGGATCAAAGTGGAAGGGAGAGGCACAAAGTTCATAGCCATTTCGGTAGGGCGTTGGAGACGGGACCATATACTCTAAAATACCGAGGCAGCATGTG GGGTTACAAACGATTTTACAAGAGAGCTGCTCTGGAATCATCTGATTACCTGAAGGATGATTGCCTTCATGTGCATTGCTGTGTTGGTGTTGTTACCTCGCACACAGAGGGACCTAAGATCTACTCCATTCCTGTTTCCCCATCAAATATTGGCCTGCATTTTGGGCAGCTGCTAGAAAGTGGAAAAGGGACTGATGTTAATTTTGAAGTTGATGGAGAAACCTTTTCTGCTCATAAATTGGTTCTTGCAGCACGATCACCTGTTTTCAGAGCTCAATTATATGGTCCAATGAAGGATAAAAATACGGAGTGTATAAATATTGAAGACGTGGAGGCACCTGTGTTTAAG GCCCTGCTTCATTGGATGTACTGGGACGCACTTCCTGACTTTGAAGAGCTTACTGGACTGAACTCAAAAGGGGCCTCCACATTGATGTCTCAGCATATGCTTGCTGCTGCTGATCGGTATGGTTTAAATAGATTGAGGTTGCTCTGTGAGGCTAACCTTTGTGAGGATGTTGCCATCAATACTGTTGCAACAACATTAGCACTTGCAGAACAACACCACTCTTTCCAGCTGAAATCTGTCTGTCTCAAATTTGTCGCTCTTCCGGAAAATCTTAGAG CTGTCATGCAAACAGATGGTTTTGAGTACCTTAAAGAAAGCTGTCCACAGGTACTCACCGAGTTATTGGAGCATGTTGCCAGGGTCAACGAACACTCTATTACTGTTGGCAAGCTAGGGATCGAAGGTATTCTAGATGGAGGTGATGTCAATGGCAGACGCGTCAAACAAAGGATGTAA
- the LOC125220041 gene encoding sm-like protein LSM2 — MLFFSYFKDLVGREVTVELKNDLAIRGTLHSVDQYLNIKLENTRVVDQDKYPHMLSVRNCFIRGSVVRYVQLPPEGVDVELLHDATRREARGG, encoded by the exons ATG TTGTTCTTCTCGTATTTCAAGGATTTGGTGGGGAGGGAAGTGACGGTGGAATTGAAGAATGATTTAGCGATTAGAGGGACTCTGCATTCGGTGGATCAGTACCTCAACATTAAGCTGGAGAATACTAGGGTTGTTGATCAGGACAAGTATCCCCATATG CTTTCAGTGCGAAACTGCTTCATCCGGGGATCTGTGGTCCGATACGTCCAATTGCCGCCTGAGGGAGTTGATGTGGAGCTTCTGCATGATGCGACTAGAAGAGAAGCACGCGGCGGCTAG
- the LOC125219620 gene encoding RNA exonuclease 4 isoform X3, whose product MDSNSIHNPHKTLAMSSKRHRCAACFKQYKKREHLIEHMKISYHSAHQPKCGVCQKHCKSFESLKEHTTGALSKRNCSEVFSERGCDLCMRIFESSVFLIEHEQVCRLRAPTPLQGPSAESQIYDPPLIIENERGSRPEAVAIDCAMAGGGSDGTLDVCVRVCLVNEGEKLIFHAYVLPQIPITNYRYEVTGITEDHLKDAMPLEEVRDKILHILHNGESIGILRLSGGKARVLVGHELERDLYCLSTHYPDHLLRDTAKYPPLMKTNLVSHSLKYLANTYLGYHMQSEMHDPYQNCVSAMRLYTRLRSQKHQTKANELLATCRKLTKGYDSLTYKEIEGMSSNELFDVSKSNYKCWCLD is encoded by the exons aTGGATTCTAATTCTATCCATAATCCTCACAAAACCCTTGCGATGTCGTCGAAGAG GCATAGATGCGCAGCATGTTTCAAGCAGTACAAGAAAAGGGAACATCTTATCGAGCATATGAAGATCTCGTATCACTCGGCTCACCAGCCAAAGTGCGGCGTATGCCAAAAGCACTGCAAATCATTCGAATCACTGAAGGAGCACACAACTG GCGCACTGTCAAAAAGGAATTGCTCCGAAGTTTTCTCTGAAAGAGGTTGTGACCTCTGTATGAGAATTTTCGAAAGCTCAGTTTTTCTAATTGAACACGAGCAAGTATGTCGCCTACGGGCCCCTACTCCCTTG CAGGGGCCTAGCGCAGAATCTCAAATCTATGATCCTCCACTAATCATTGAAAACGAGCGTGGAAGCCGCCCTGAGGCTGTTGCTATTGATTGTGCAATGGCTGGTGGTGGAAGTGATGGAACACTTGATGTATGTGTGAGGGTATGCCTTGTCAACGAGGGGGAGAAACTGATTTTCCACGCATACGTTCTTCCGCAAATTCCTATTACTAATTATAG GTATGAGGTCACTGGGATTACGGAGGACCATCTAAAAGATGCCATGCCGCTAGAGGAAGTGCGGGATAAGATTCTGCATATTCTGCACAATGGAGAATCAATTGGGATATTGCGCTTGAGTGGTGGAAAGGCCCGGGTTCTTGTAGGTCATGAACTTGAACGTGACTTGTATTGCCTAAGCACGCATTATCCCGATCATTTGCTTAG AGATACGGCGAAGTACCCTCCTTTAATGAAGACGAATCTCGTGAGCCACTCGCTTAAATACCTAGCCAACACCTATCTCGG GTACCATATGCAGTCGGAGATGCACGATCCGTATCAAAATTGTGTATCCGCGATGAGATTATATACGAGACTTCGCTCCCAGAAACACCAAACAAAAGCAAACGAGCTTTTAGCTACTTGTCGAAAGCTTACGAAGGGTTATGACTCATTGACGTACAAGGAGATTGAGGGTATGTCATCAAACGAGCTCTTTGATGTCTCAAAATCTAATTATAAGTGTTGGTGTTTGGATTAG
- the LOC125219620 gene encoding apoptosis-enhancing nuclease isoform X1: protein MSLLGSCFVDLKCCDYDQMANSTFNQISEEHRCAACFKQYKKREHLIEHMKISYHSAHQPKCGVCQKHCKSFESLKEHTTGALSKRNCSEVFSERGCDLCMRIFESSVFLIEHEQVCRLRAPTPLQGPSAESQIYDPPLIIENERGSRPEAVAIDCAMAGGGSDGTLDVCVRVCLVNEGEKLIFHAYVLPQIPITNYRYEVTGITEDHLKDAMPLEEVRDKILHILHNGESIGILRLSGGKARVLVGHELERDLYCLSTHYPDHLLRDTAKYPPLMKTNLVSHSLKYLANTYLGYHMQSEMHDPYQNCVSAMRLYTRLRSQKHQTKANELLATCRKLTKGYDSLTYKEIEGMSSNELFDVSKSNYKCWCLD, encoded by the exons ATGTCTTTGTTAGGGAGCTGTTTTGTGGATTTGAAATGTTGTGATTATGATCAAATGGCCAATTCAACCTTTAATCAAATTTCGGAAGA GCATAGATGCGCAGCATGTTTCAAGCAGTACAAGAAAAGGGAACATCTTATCGAGCATATGAAGATCTCGTATCACTCGGCTCACCAGCCAAAGTGCGGCGTATGCCAAAAGCACTGCAAATCATTCGAATCACTGAAGGAGCACACAACTG GCGCACTGTCAAAAAGGAATTGCTCCGAAGTTTTCTCTGAAAGAGGTTGTGACCTCTGTATGAGAATTTTCGAAAGCTCAGTTTTTCTAATTGAACACGAGCAAGTATGTCGCCTACGGGCCCCTACTCCCTTG CAGGGGCCTAGCGCAGAATCTCAAATCTATGATCCTCCACTAATCATTGAAAACGAGCGTGGAAGCCGCCCTGAGGCTGTTGCTATTGATTGTGCAATGGCTGGTGGTGGAAGTGATGGAACACTTGATGTATGTGTGAGGGTATGCCTTGTCAACGAGGGGGAGAAACTGATTTTCCACGCATACGTTCTTCCGCAAATTCCTATTACTAATTATAG GTATGAGGTCACTGGGATTACGGAGGACCATCTAAAAGATGCCATGCCGCTAGAGGAAGTGCGGGATAAGATTCTGCATATTCTGCACAATGGAGAATCAATTGGGATATTGCGCTTGAGTGGTGGAAAGGCCCGGGTTCTTGTAGGTCATGAACTTGAACGTGACTTGTATTGCCTAAGCACGCATTATCCCGATCATTTGCTTAG AGATACGGCGAAGTACCCTCCTTTAATGAAGACGAATCTCGTGAGCCACTCGCTTAAATACCTAGCCAACACCTATCTCGG GTACCATATGCAGTCGGAGATGCACGATCCGTATCAAAATTGTGTATCCGCGATGAGATTATATACGAGACTTCGCTCCCAGAAACACCAAACAAAAGCAAACGAGCTTTTAGCTACTTGTCGAAAGCTTACGAAGGGTTATGACTCATTGACGTACAAGGAGATTGAGGGTATGTCATCAAACGAGCTCTTTGATGTCTCAAAATCTAATTATAAGTGTTGGTGTTTGGATTAG
- the LOC125219620 gene encoding RNA exonuclease 4 isoform X2: protein MSLLGSCFVDLKCCDYDQMANSTFNQISEEHRCAACFKQYKKREHLIEHMKISYHSAHQPKCGVCQKHCKSFESLKEHTTGALSKRNCSEVFSERGCDLCMRIFESSVFLIEHEQVCRLRAPTPLGPSAESQIYDPPLIIENERGSRPEAVAIDCAMAGGGSDGTLDVCVRVCLVNEGEKLIFHAYVLPQIPITNYRYEVTGITEDHLKDAMPLEEVRDKILHILHNGESIGILRLSGGKARVLVGHELERDLYCLSTHYPDHLLRDTAKYPPLMKTNLVSHSLKYLANTYLGYHMQSEMHDPYQNCVSAMRLYTRLRSQKHQTKANELLATCRKLTKGYDSLTYKEIEGMSSNELFDVSKSNYKCWCLD from the exons ATGTCTTTGTTAGGGAGCTGTTTTGTGGATTTGAAATGTTGTGATTATGATCAAATGGCCAATTCAACCTTTAATCAAATTTCGGAAGA GCATAGATGCGCAGCATGTTTCAAGCAGTACAAGAAAAGGGAACATCTTATCGAGCATATGAAGATCTCGTATCACTCGGCTCACCAGCCAAAGTGCGGCGTATGCCAAAAGCACTGCAAATCATTCGAATCACTGAAGGAGCACACAACTG GCGCACTGTCAAAAAGGAATTGCTCCGAAGTTTTCTCTGAAAGAGGTTGTGACCTCTGTATGAGAATTTTCGAAAGCTCAGTTTTTCTAATTGAACACGAGCAAGTATGTCGCCTACGGGCCCCTACTCCCTTG GGGCCTAGCGCAGAATCTCAAATCTATGATCCTCCACTAATCATTGAAAACGAGCGTGGAAGCCGCCCTGAGGCTGTTGCTATTGATTGTGCAATGGCTGGTGGTGGAAGTGATGGAACACTTGATGTATGTGTGAGGGTATGCCTTGTCAACGAGGGGGAGAAACTGATTTTCCACGCATACGTTCTTCCGCAAATTCCTATTACTAATTATAG GTATGAGGTCACTGGGATTACGGAGGACCATCTAAAAGATGCCATGCCGCTAGAGGAAGTGCGGGATAAGATTCTGCATATTCTGCACAATGGAGAATCAATTGGGATATTGCGCTTGAGTGGTGGAAAGGCCCGGGTTCTTGTAGGTCATGAACTTGAACGTGACTTGTATTGCCTAAGCACGCATTATCCCGATCATTTGCTTAG AGATACGGCGAAGTACCCTCCTTTAATGAAGACGAATCTCGTGAGCCACTCGCTTAAATACCTAGCCAACACCTATCTCGG GTACCATATGCAGTCGGAGATGCACGATCCGTATCAAAATTGTGTATCCGCGATGAGATTATATACGAGACTTCGCTCCCAGAAACACCAAACAAAAGCAAACGAGCTTTTAGCTACTTGTCGAAAGCTTACGAAGGGTTATGACTCATTGACGTACAAGGAGATTGAGGGTATGTCATCAAACGAGCTCTTTGATGTCTCAAAATCTAATTATAAGTGTTGGTGTTTGGATTAG
- the LOC125219620 gene encoding RNA exonuclease 4 isoform X4 produces the protein MKISYHSAHQPKCGVCQKHCKSFESLKEHTTGALSKRNCSEVFSERGCDLCMRIFESSVFLIEHEQVCRLRAPTPLQGPSAESQIYDPPLIIENERGSRPEAVAIDCAMAGGGSDGTLDVCVRVCLVNEGEKLIFHAYVLPQIPITNYRYEVTGITEDHLKDAMPLEEVRDKILHILHNGESIGILRLSGGKARVLVGHELERDLYCLSTHYPDHLLRDTAKYPPLMKTNLVSHSLKYLANTYLGYHMQSEMHDPYQNCVSAMRLYTRLRSQKHQTKANELLATCRKLTKGYDSLTYKEIEGMSSNELFDVSKSNYKCWCLD, from the exons ATGAAGATCTCGTATCACTCGGCTCACCAGCCAAAGTGCGGCGTATGCCAAAAGCACTGCAAATCATTCGAATCACTGAAGGAGCACACAACTG GCGCACTGTCAAAAAGGAATTGCTCCGAAGTTTTCTCTGAAAGAGGTTGTGACCTCTGTATGAGAATTTTCGAAAGCTCAGTTTTTCTAATTGAACACGAGCAAGTATGTCGCCTACGGGCCCCTACTCCCTTG CAGGGGCCTAGCGCAGAATCTCAAATCTATGATCCTCCACTAATCATTGAAAACGAGCGTGGAAGCCGCCCTGAGGCTGTTGCTATTGATTGTGCAATGGCTGGTGGTGGAAGTGATGGAACACTTGATGTATGTGTGAGGGTATGCCTTGTCAACGAGGGGGAGAAACTGATTTTCCACGCATACGTTCTTCCGCAAATTCCTATTACTAATTATAG GTATGAGGTCACTGGGATTACGGAGGACCATCTAAAAGATGCCATGCCGCTAGAGGAAGTGCGGGATAAGATTCTGCATATTCTGCACAATGGAGAATCAATTGGGATATTGCGCTTGAGTGGTGGAAAGGCCCGGGTTCTTGTAGGTCATGAACTTGAACGTGACTTGTATTGCCTAAGCACGCATTATCCCGATCATTTGCTTAG AGATACGGCGAAGTACCCTCCTTTAATGAAGACGAATCTCGTGAGCCACTCGCTTAAATACCTAGCCAACACCTATCTCGG GTACCATATGCAGTCGGAGATGCACGATCCGTATCAAAATTGTGTATCCGCGATGAGATTATATACGAGACTTCGCTCCCAGAAACACCAAACAAAAGCAAACGAGCTTTTAGCTACTTGTCGAAAGCTTACGAAGGGTTATGACTCATTGACGTACAAGGAGATTGAGGGTATGTCATCAAACGAGCTCTTTGATGTCTCAAAATCTAATTATAAGTGTTGGTGTTTGGATTAG